gtgcaacaaatgcaacttccatcacgtcggtgcctgccgggaaatgcagtgtatgaactgcaacaagaaggcGCACACTGCCCATTTTTGTAAAGCTCCGGtgaagccaatcaaccaagtccccggtgctggagtgggctaagcttgctacggatgtggcgaggtaggccactacAAAAGAAACTACCCGAAGGCAGGGATTGCCGGTGGAGTGACAAGAGTCCTGGCCacaggccatgaggaagcggtagCCGACTCCACAGTGGTCACTAGTATGTTCCTCCTAGATaacgcttatgcatgcattctatttgatagtggagcggagagaagtttcgtgaaccaaaagttTGCTCaattacttaagcaaaaatcacgagcacttaatgaaccgttcactgtagaaatggctaatggaaagatagagagcactagcagtatattcatagggtgtaaCCTAACTTTAGATAGTCATTCATTTTAtatcgatctcatgccggtctcaattaaaagtttcgacgccATTATCGAcatagattggttgagtcttcatcatgccgatatcatgtgttacgaaaaggatgttcgccttaatctgctgtctggcgaaaccttagtaatttatggcgacaaacccgacacgaacctttgtatcatctcgagcatccaagctcagaaattcttgcgaaaggaatgtcgtgtattccttgctcatgtggtcgatgtgagacaagaaacgaaggacattcagaacattccagtagtacgcgactttcccgacatctttccagaagaactcccaggattacctccgcaacgtcaagtcgagttccgaatcgacttagttccaggggctaccccagtagccaaatcgccctatcgtctagcacccgcagagatgcaagaactgtccggtcaacttaacgaattgctcagcaagggctttataacaCCAAGCTTCTCACTTttagggagctccagtcttgttcgtcaagaagaaagacggatcgtttcgcatgtgcattgactacagggagctcaacaagctgaccatcaaaaatcgttatccgttgcctcgtatcgacgacttatttgatcaacttcaaagggcgaacttcttttcaaaaatcgacttgagatccgtatatcaccaactacgagtgctaggggaggatgttccaaagacaaccttccgaactcgttatgggcactacgaatttgtagtgatgccgttcggattgacaaatgcgcccgtagtattcatggacttaaggaatagggtgtgtcatccttacttggatcagttcgtcatcgtcttcatcgatgacatacttatctactctcgaagtaaggaggagcatagtcaacatctacgtcaagtcctcgaaacattacgttcggagaaactctacgcgaagttcttgaaatgcgaattttggattcgacgagtcgaattcttagggcacatGGTTAGCAAAGAGGGTATACATGTGgaaccttccaaaatcaaggccattgagaactggtcaggaCCGAAGATGcctaccgaaattcgtcaatttctaggcctcgctggttgttatggcaggttcattcagcacttctcccgcatagcgaaacctattacaacactgacccagaagggcgtggcctttgactaggaagagaagcaggagagagcgttccaaacgctcaaatgggccttgtgcaccgcaccaatactatccctccctgaagggatagaagacttcgtagtttattgcgatgcatcgaatcaagggctcggatgtgttctgatgcagcgaggtaaggtcatcgcctatgctttgagatagctgaagacacatgaggtcaactacacgacctacgatcttgaactaggaccagttgtgtttgctctgaagatctggagacattacttgtacgtaACGAAGAGCaatatctttacagaccacaagagcttacaacacatcttcgaccagaaggagctcaacatgagacaacgacggtgggtcgagctactcagtgattacgaatgcgaaattcgttatcatccggtaaagccaacgtagtagctgacaccttgagtcggaaggaatattttggtcgtagagtcaaatcattgactatgactatccattcacacttttccacacaaattaaggcagctcagctcgatgctttgaagcctgaaaaatgtggcgggtgaatccctaagagggatggataagaacttggaggttaagggtggcggagcttattatttcatggaccggatctggaccccgaaactaggaggtttcagagacttggtcatgcacgaggcgcacaacacatgttattccgtgcacccgggtttagataagatgtatctggatctcaaaaagttatactggtggcctaacatgaaagcagagattgctaccttcgtaggtaaatgccttacttgcgcaaaggtcaaggtcaaatATCAGAAACCCTACGGTCTACTACAACAGCCtaagataccggaatggaagtgggagcggataactatggatttcataaccaagttgcccaagactgaccaagtctgcacacttcttgccgatcaaagaaacagacaagatggagaaacttacaagaacttacattaggtagattgtaagactgcacagTGTTctcttatccattatctcggacagagatagtagattcacttcgaggttctggcagttgttacaaagttccttaggaactaggctggacatgagtacaacctaccatccacagaccgacgggtaaagtgagagaactattcaaaccttggaagacatgttgcgagcctgtgtgattgactttgggaaagcatgggatactcatttaccccttgtcgaattttcctacaacaacagttatcaaacgagcataaaggctgctccattcgaggccctctatggccgaaagtgcagatcccctctgtgctggactgaggtAGGTGATaaccagttagctaaaggacgaattcctgacagtgctctcacaggtccggaaatcatacgggatacgacggagaagatcgttcagatccgcgaatgattgaaagcctccagagaccgacagaaaagctacgctgataaacgtaggaaaccattggaattccaggtgggcgaccgtgttctattgaaagtctcaccctggtagggcttgatacgcttcggaaagcgtggaaagctaaatccaaggtacatagggcctttcgagattctcgcaagaatcggccctgtagcttacaaacttaacttaccgcgcaaacttagtaacgtacattataCCTTCCacatatcgaacttgaaaaagtgtctgtccgaagagactcttgttattccactcgacgagatcgagataaacgagagcctgaacttcgtggaggaaccagtagagatcatggaccgggaggtcaagcaaacgaaacaaagccgtatcccgatagtgatggttcgctggaatgccaagcgaggaccgtaattcacttaggagcgtgaggatcagatgaaactgaaatatcctcgtctttttacttagttatttgtaactacttatctGCTTAATTTCTAATTTCGGGAgaaaattccttctaaggaggggatgatgtgacaacctgaaatttctattatgtacaaacaatatcaagtgaatagaagttagaacagttgcagtaagttttcagacttttagtataagtttgagtatttcaggattttacacttaaagagatatcaggagagaggatgcactagggttttgtgcaactctgttattccgaaactctatgatattagagttcactgcctgaataaaatattttctgccaaaaaccactggggtatatatatatatatggttcttaaccatatttattcatttgttacatttccaactagagaaaagccaaattctctctcacagatcttcaacctttcgtcccaaatcatgagtacttctatctaagtgtATTATAGAGCTTAATATGTGTCTAATAACCTAGAAATCGTAtcaaaacaacaagatcaaagagtttacggcccaagaacatcttggaccgtaaacccttctttaagggacaaatgagtgccctagtcccttccttttgcAATGAAACTGGCCTAGACTCGTATCCTAATGtatgtaggactagaaaacaccccaagaacaccaagagtaaggtgttcacggcccaagaagttcttggaccgtgaactccaaacaaaagggccaaactgtgctttaaactctccataagccttggacactagcctagattcattcctagttaaattagggacttgaaatcaccaaaaacaccatacccatgagagattacggccgtaatatcTAAGGGATTTGGTTCTaggtccgtaaactcctcaaaggagttgaaaggtgccctaatctcttccaaagactttacaatcaagtagaaatgcttctaaggGATATGtaagacttcaaaacaccaaataatCTAAGGCctaggagcttacgaccgtaaactcaagagtttacgaccgtaaactcattgttgTTATGGTCTTGGAGAGttgatatgggcttatttagtcatagaaatcattcattatcttattaattattgttgattttatatcattttatggacaaaaggtacttaattagcttaatatttcaatttcagcaataaaagacatgcttggatgaaaaaggaagaggattgagtgattggaagcttggagatcAAGGATTAAAGGAAGAAGCTAAGTAAAAGAAGAAAATCGACGAGTTTTTagcataaactcgacgagtttattagaatattctagatttaaggatgccttgccgtacacgctaAACGCGCGAATTATtaaagaaactcgtcgagttattctcaaaaactcgacgagttgggtcgatttttggaaactataaataGATAACTTATAGGCCCGAAGCCTAACTTTGGCTGGAGGCTAGCTGCGATTTTTGAAGATcagaagggttcttggagctgctaTTTTCGAGATTGCAACCTAAGAAACAATTTCaaagagaatcaaaggcaaataatcattcttcttttcttaatctttgttttgaaccatgtttgaatcattagattttgattttaggttattacttgctgtagatatgagctaaaagctttttacttctgtttggatgagataatcttatgaacatggtttgattgagtggttgaattgatattaatttggttattcatcttgttaagcttgttaaagatccttatgtattgataataaatgtttttagctaacaaataagtgattgagttgcatgaatatcttcttgattacttgattcatatagttttatgaatataagattgtatgcctaggaatagtgaatatgaaactagggttaactataaaatatgtaaatcaatgtgtgagcatgtgtgatgaacatctatacatgagttgattgaattgaacaaatttaattaactattattataagtcttgcttgatacgaactgaacactaggaaacttgttaatttaatcacttgatcactgtttgaattaacttgtctactaaaggattggtaataatgaacGTGAACCCAATCatattaggaatcggtaaccattgatgtattaattcattgcacttgccacgaaatcaaccataggaataagtgaatcgaatctaaacagaagtctcttttattattgaatctagttgtcctttcttattcttcttagttgttaattgtctttgtttgaaagttaattgattgataagtttctagtcttgcaaaactagagaaaacccccctcttttattaattgtttttaattaggtaatactagtacttaatttgattgttaccgttccctgtgttcgataccctacttgcttaaacTAAACTACTattgataggtacactgcctgcgTGTGTTTGTTTACATTTgagtttgttaggattaaaactagttcgttttacacacatcaagtttttggcgccgttgccggggaacggttctaataattatattgtttgctggtattatcgatcctttgtgttagATCTTTCTTGCATAAAGTTATATGTTTTCAGTTCTTATTGATTTTCTATAGTTTTGcattaaactcgtcgagtttattctTCTgttaacagtttcataaattcttCGTTTTTTGTTCGTTTTACGCTtgtttttctgttttattttagGTTTTTTATGACCCGAGGCTCCAGTTGTACACCAATACCACCCGTAGACAATCCGGAGTTGATTATTCGCAAACAAAGAGGAAAAGGGATCGAGTCTGACACATCCACGTTTGGTGAAGAAAGCAATCCCGATCAAGGAGGTAATATGGCCGACATCGCCGACATACCGATGGGAGATTAGTAGAAGCGCATAAGAGATGGTACCGGGCCGGGACTCATGCAACCTGCAATTCCAGCTACCGCCAATTTTGAGTTGAAGGGTCACATCCTTGCACAACTAAAAGACATTCCATTCCATGGAAAGGAGCACGAAGATGCCTACAAGCATATTGAAGAAGTTATGGACATTGCTGACTATTTCCATATGCCAAATGTGCCTTGCGATACTGTCTTACTACGGATGTTACCGGTTACATTCAAAGGAGCCGCGAAGGAATGGTTGAAATCTTTACCCCCGGATCCATTACAACATGGCAAAAGATGCGTGAGGAGTTCATTGACCAGTTTTATCCACCTTCTAAGATTGCAAAATTGAAGAAAGAAATTGCTAACTTTGAGCAATTGCCGGGAGAATCACTCTATGAGGCGTGGGAAAGATATAAGGGGTTAATAAGAAATTGCCCTCAAAATGACCTAAACGTCCAACAAGAGGTTTCTATCTTTTATGATGGCGTGAACGTCACAACTAGGCAATTATTAGACTCCCAAGGACCCCTCACGAAGAAAGCACCAGCTGTCATTAAAACATTAGTGGAAGAATTCTCCAAACATTCAAGAGAATACCATAATCTAAGGAACGATACAGCTAGAGGCGTGGATAACTCAGTTTCCGATGACATGGCAGCAATGATGGCCAAACTAGAAAGTATGGATCGTAGGATGACAAAGATGGATCAATCCATCCATGCCATAAGGGTGGGTTGTGACAATTGTAGCGGTCCCCATCTTACTAAGGATTGCGATCTTGATGAGAACGACAACTGGAAGGTACAAGTTTGTTATTCGAGTGGCGATAGGTTTGATGATGATTGGCGAAAGcccaagaaggaatggctcccctACGACGAGTACAAGAAGGAAAAGGAGGAAAAGTATAGGAAAAAAGCATGCGGGTTTTATCAAAAAGAAGAACCGGCGCAAGAGAAGAAAAAGGATCTTGAAGCTATGTTAACTCGATTCGTTAGTGCTTCCGAGAAAAGGCACGACGAATCcgatgcagccattagagatcAACAAAAGATGGTGAAGGAGCACCAAACCATGATGATGGATCAACAAGCTCTGCTCCGGAATCAGCAAGCTTCAATCTTGAATATTGAAAAACAGCTTGGGCAACTTGCCAAGCAATTCAACGAAAGAACACCAGGCGGGCTTCCTAGTGACACGGAAAAAAATCCAAAGGGAGCGCATATTAACATAGTGACAACAAGGAGTGGGAAGATAGTCACACCCCTCACTCCAATCCCAAGTACAGATCAAAAAGAGGCAAAAGAAAAAGATCAAGAAAATCCGAATTCGCCAACAGTAGAtaaaactcgttgagttcctgacagaaactcgacgagttccgcaCCTGATGAGCAAAATAATTCAAAAGCTGAGCCATTTAAGCCACCATTACCATTCCCGGGTCAAGCTCGCCAAGAGAAACAGAATGAAGACTACCAGAAGTTCTTGGAGCACATAAAGGCCTTACAAATCAACATTCCATTCATTAAAGCAGTCACACAAATGCCAAAGTATGCAAAGTTCCTAAAAGAACTTCTCACAAATAGAAAGAAGGTGGAGGAAGCATACAAGGTAGTCTTAAATGAGAACTGTTCAACCGCAATGTTAAACAAATTACCAAAGAAAAAAGGTGATCCGGGTAGCCTAACCATTCCTTGCCAATTTGGGAATTTAGCCACTAGCTATGCATTGGCCGATTCGGGGGCAAGTGTGAA
The genomic region above belongs to Lactuca sativa cultivar Salinas chromosome 4, Lsat_Salinas_v11, whole genome shotgun sequence and contains:
- the LOC111908872 gene encoding uncharacterized protein LOC111908872, which encodes MVEIFTPGSITTWQKMREEFIDQFYPPSKIAKLKKEIANFEQLPGESLYEAWERYKGLIRNCPQNDLNVQQEVSIFYDGVNVTTRQLLDSQGPLTKKAPAVIKTLVEEFSKHSREYHNLRNDTARGVDNSVSDDMAAMMAKLESMDRRMTKMDQSIHAIRVGCDNCSGPHLTKDCDLDENDNWKVQVCYSSGDRFDDDWRKPKKEWLPYDEYKKEKEEKYRKKACGFYQKEEPAQEKKKDLEAMLTRFVSASEKRHDESDAAIRDQQKMVKEHQTMMMDQQALLRNQQASILNIEKQLGQLAKQFNERTPGGLPSDTEKNPKGAHINIVTTRSGKIVTPLTPIPSTDQKEAKEKDQENPNSPTVDKTR